In the genome of Chelmon rostratus isolate fCheRos1 chromosome 12, fCheRos1.pri, whole genome shotgun sequence, the window TTATGTTGCAGACTTATTTTGGCCCTGAGTTTCTCCAGATTTAGGCCAACATCAGCATCTCTCCACAAGCGGGATATAATCCCGCATTTCTTCAGGAGCTTtccttgttgctgttttccagGGATCATTGCGGTAAATGCTGCGGTCCTGTGCTGCTGGCGGATCCCTTCAATGCAAAGAAGCATGATTAAGTACTTCACGTCCAACCCAGCCTCCAGTGAGTGTGCTGTTTCTACCAGTTGTTCAgaaagctaaataaataatacagagTGCTTACGCAGTCGTTTTCAATGTTTCTCTCCCCTCGACAGAAACACGGTGCCTTCCCATGGTCCTGTCCTCCTTTAGCCACTACTCCATTATCCACATGATGGCCAACATGTATGTCCTGTGGACATTCTCCTCAGGAATTGTCTCTCTCTTAGGGAAGGAGCAGTTTCTTGCAGTCTACATGTCTGCTGGTGAGTCAAATAAAGACTAAGTCTCCCACAGAATTGATTTAGACGTCAGTCTTCTATGTAACACAAGTTATAAGTAACTAAACATGAAATCAGATGACTGACATTTAGAAATGACATAGTGCACAGATACATATTTGCTATTTAGCAAAATGACTTATTAGAgcttaacacattttaaaatatatgcTCATTATGACTGAGAACATGGGAAATGAAAGTAATAAAGGGATGAATTGAGGTTTTTCTGGCAGAAGAAAGAGCGCTATCTCAAACATAATGTGTATTTTCAGGTGTGATTTCCACTATGGTTAGCTACATGTGTAAAACAGCCACCGGACGTCTCTATCCATCATTAGGAGCGGTGAGAAGCTAAAATCTTCATACATCTTAACGCAAAAGAAGTGCAATAATCCTAATCGTTGGACCTGTCGTTCTTTGATCTGTAGTCGGGTGCCGTCATGGCAGTGCTGGCTGCAGTCTGTGCAAAGGTGCCAGAGGCCAAACTTGGCATAATCTTCCTCCCCATGGTCACTTTCACAGCAGGAAATGTAAGTGACGCacagtatgtgcgtgtgtgttcatgaggcttgtatttgtgcttgtgttgcCGGCCCTGGATATGCGCCAAATATGGTGTGAAAAACCTTTACCGCTTTGTGGATAACACACCTAATGTGAATTCAAATGGTTTGTGAAGTCACACGTTTAATAGGGTGTTGTTGACATTcccatgttgtgtttttgctgcaggCGAAAGTTAAAATCAGTGCATGAACGAAACGGACAAagtccagtgtgtgtgagtgaatgtgtaAGTATGCATGTCTGAATGCATGGtagaggttgttgttgttgatttgcGCGTAACTTCGGGTTCCTGTCATTGGTCTGTCTTCAGGCTCTGGTAGCGCTCGTCGCCATAGACACTGCAGGGCTTATACTGGGATGGCGGCTGTTTGACCACGCGGCTCACCTTGGCGGAGCCCTCTTTGGAGTGTGAGTGGCCAATAATCCTTTTACAGGGAAATTAATAATCAAGTGTATGTATAGACTCAAAAACTCCACAGCGTGTGTAAATGAAGGTGTGAAGCGTTTTTTATTGGAGAAGAATGTCCTACAGACtacttttcaaaacatttaatgcTTGCACGATAATAGTCTCACCTTAAGGTCCATTTAGTGTGTCTTCTGGTGCTTTCATATTATGTGATCTTCATGAGTAGATCAAATTAAAAGCTGAAGTCCTTCAATTGCTCTGAAAAAATTGAATTCGAAGATTTCCCCAGCAACTctgcaaactccatctgctgatgaagatggtgTGATatgatcgaaagctccagaaccGCTACTGTCTTCTTGTAGTTTGACAAGATAAATGTAACTCAAGGTTtacttactagctttttcaAGATCTTTCAAACTCATCTCACTGTCTTTATAAGCGGATGTACACTGCGACTACTGTTGTAGTTTGAACTTCAGCTTTATGCAGTTTATGGTGGTGTAAATCTTTTAAAAGGATGTTTGTGGTGGCATCATGTCCTGTAATCAGTACATTCAACCAGCTCCATACATCTTGTCCTACAGGTGGTATGTGACATATGGTCACAAACTCAtttggaggaagagggagcCTCTTGTGAAGCTGTGGCATGACATGCGTTCTCCAGGCGCCAGCGGAGCCAGGCCAGGAGGTGGGCCTGGGGCCAGTGGTAGTGGACCTGGACCACAATGAGACACTGCAAGGTCTCTCGGCTCGTTTTCGAAAGAAGCGGAGTCCAGAGTTACCTTAGGATATGCAAGGACACTTTCATCCACCATGAGGGAGTCGGATGTTATTGTTTATAACTAAATATAGTTTTTCATTCAAGGTTAGTAATGAGCAGAAGAGGATTTAATATGCAGAGACCTGACCTCACACCTGGTCTTGCAGTCCAGATGTTTACTGTGTAGACTGCTAACATCTGCTAAGAAAACATCATCACTCTCCTACCTCTTAATAACCCGAAGATGTTGTGTCAGCTTCTTCTCGGTCATATTACTGAAAGCAATTATATGAGCCTGCACAGAAAAACCAGAGAACTGATACAGTTCAAGGAGCTCATAATTTGCTGAATTCAAAGTAATACACAGTCCTGTGGGCTGCTCTTATGTTGCTATTAAAACTGGACTTTCAACCACTGATACATTTTCTAAATTATTGAATGAAAGGGTGGATTAGTCCTACTGAAACAAGAGTGCCATAAACGTTGCAGAAGGAACTTGGTCCGTACTGGCTTCACAGTATCTGAGACAGGATCGTTTCACCCTGGAGGGATGTTGACATCTGTGCTGGGAAAcctcaaaataaaagtcatgaAGGAGTGTTACTGTTATCAGATGCTTCAGCATGTCAGATATAAGCCCCGAAAATTATGGCAGGCGTTAGCAAAGCAAGGGCGGCACCCACTCCTGGATTTGGCACCATCACTTGACTCTTCAGTCATTCAGCATTTGTTTCGAGACTTAACTCTTTTTAACTGAGATCATATAATTATGAATTCATCCACAAATTCAAAGTGTTGGCTTTATTTACCTAAATCACAAGATACAGTCCTACAAACTtaacatatgtacacacataaaaaaaaaagattgtccacacatgcacagcactgTAAATAAAGATTGTTACAATGCACATAATACTTAAATACTACTTTTATTCTATGATTCACACTTTGGTGCAGTTTCTTCTTTGGCCAAAGAATACCTGTATCTTCTAACATGTATTTTGAATTTTGGAGAGGCTGTACACAAGCtcaccccccccaaaaaaaaggacacattcCATGAACAAATGTATATTGTAGTGTAATATCTGAATGAGACAGCATCAGTGCTGTAAATCATGGTTACAAACAAGCCAGATCTAAGACTGCCACCCCACTACAAGCCACTGAGAGAGTAGTACATGCTGAAGGAAAGGCAGCTTTGGCAACAATATACAAATTACCTCATCAATTACGGGTGTTTCATCAGATTGGACCACGTGAAGAAAATCCTTGCTGTTGTCCAAAGGATAAAAGTTCATGATAGTGCTGCTGAGGCCACTGAGCAAACCAGCTAAATCTTCTCACAGAAACCATTTGATGCTGTATTTCTCCAAAATCACTTCTGTTTTAGTTGCAATCATTTTCAACAGtgtttaaaaattaaatgcCAGTTTTAAATGTGTTAGGATGTAAAACATTTGCCTGCATTCATGATTCTGAACACACCGTAAGTAAATGATTTCTTCCAGCCACGGATTACATGAACATGAGAATATCAGCTGTACACCAGGTGATCAAGTACATCCCAGACAGCTGATGTGTTattaatcaaacacacacttaccaGGCGGCTACATGAGTCAGTCTTCTTTCAATCCAAAACTGTCAGCGATGTGGCAGGTCCTCAGCCTCTAGTCTTGTGGTTGGCATAGCTGGGGAAACCAAACTGGGAGACCATCAGGTTGGAGAAGCAGAGTGGCATGAAGCCATAGATCTGGG includes:
- the parla gene encoding presenilins-associated rhomboid-like protein, mitochondrial isoform X2, which produces MAWRGCLTKWAKTEFIRSSNTTSRSCRLNPCNQQRCGFRREAKRPDTKKGNVTQETKASPSEAGGAPGRPPPPKAPRPTLFKPLMFTVGFTGCSFGAAAILQYETLKLRVQSAKDEEEAERLLQGSQDMAYWHDWWSQLSSLQRQLILVMSMVDDFWSSLTEGQRTVTGIIAVNAAVLCCWRIPSMQRSMIKYFTSNPASKTRCLPMVLSSFSHYSIIHMMANMYVLWTFSSGIVSLLGKEQFLAVYMSAGVISTMVSYMCKTATGRLYPSLGASGAVMAVLAAVCAKVPEAKLGIIFLPMVTFTAGNALVALVAIDTAGLILGWRLFDHAAHLGGALFGVWYVTYGHKLIWRKREPLVKLWHDMRSPGASGARPGGGPGASGSGPGPQ
- the parla gene encoding presenilins-associated rhomboid-like protein, mitochondrial isoform X1, translating into MAWRGCLTKWAKTEFIRSSNTTSRSCRLNPCNQQRCGFRREAKRPDTKKGNVTQETKASPSEAGGAPGRPPPPKAPRPTLFKPLMFTVGFTGCSFGAAAILQYETLKLRVQSAKDEEEAERLLQKGSQDMAYWHDWWSQLSSLQRQLILVMSMVDDFWSSLTEGQRTVTGIIAVNAAVLCCWRIPSMQRSMIKYFTSNPASKTRCLPMVLSSFSHYSIIHMMANMYVLWTFSSGIVSLLGKEQFLAVYMSAGVISTMVSYMCKTATGRLYPSLGASGAVMAVLAAVCAKVPEAKLGIIFLPMVTFTAGNALVALVAIDTAGLILGWRLFDHAAHLGGALFGVWYVTYGHKLIWRKREPLVKLWHDMRSPGASGARPGGGPGASGSGPGPQ